One genomic segment of Zymoseptoria tritici IPO323 chromosome 5, whole genome shotgun sequence includes these proteins:
- a CDS encoding putative multicopper oxidase, type 1 (shows sequence similarity to S. cerevisiae FET3 and FET5 proteins. These proteins are ferroxidases involved in iron uptake.), giving the protein MLTGTAVLAAEIREYNLTLEASWIGSKMDGNPRAVLTVNGQSPGPVIEADEGDTLRVRVTNNMFIEATMHFHGIFQSDKYWNDGVPGVTQWPLEPRNSYTYEFKVSDNQTGSYFYHGHFGPAFADGQRGPIWIRPSASRPRPYDLISDDKKERAAMLAAEKKPKHVMVSDWNFDGMEVLIPLFRDAGVTPSCASSIIFNSKGRRFCVSRDELDQFDPERKRDSLGCLPPMVGAQFTNKRECEPTYTDLEVFEADHGDTWMLLNFIHPGAHHELRLSVDEHDMWIVAADGDFVKPTKVQAINLNMGDRISVLVPLDQTAGEYAIRASSIVEEHIIQGIAILRYAGIDERRQDGVMLVPDSKPHINLIGNTINGGRMMDELDDLAAFPPRSPPPTADHEFKFVVNQTAPSTWVLASEPHQGFRQQMPPILWNQQSMGPTSFGGLKNGSVVDIIYENAAYGDHPFHKHNHKAFIIGRGDGFWRWKNVAEAIKDSPQNFNMIDPPLRDGARLAKEHGSWTVIRYTINFPALSMLHCHKIAHFAGGQQIVLMEGAEAMAPLPEYVKNLVHADFVPSNRYGPLD; this is encoded by the exons ATGCTCACTGGTACTGCGGTACTCGCAGCTGAGATCAGAGAATACAACCTGACTTTAGAAGCTTCTTGGATCGGAAGCAAGATGGACGGCAATCCACGAGCGGTCCTCACGGTCAATGGGCAATCGCCGGGTCCAGTTATTGAAGCCGATGAAGGTGACACTCTCCGTGTGAGAGTGACGAACAACATGTTCATCGAGGCGACGATGCACTTCCACGGCATATTTCAGAGCGACAAATACTGGAATGACGGTGTACCAGGAGTCACGCAGTGGCCGCTCGAACCGCGGAATTCATACACCTACGAATTCAAAGTGAGCGACAACCAGACTGGCTCATATTTCTATCACGGACATTTCGGACCCGCTTTCGCCGATGGCCAACGAGGACCAATCTGGATTCGTCCATCTGCATCTCGACCAAGACCATACGATTTGATCTCCGATGACAAGAAAGAGAGAGCGGCAATGCTTGCGGCTGAGAAGAAGCCAAAGCATGTAATG GTTTCTGATTGGAATTTCGACGGCATGGAAGTGCTTATTCCATTATTTCGTGATGCGGGCGTCACACCGTCCTGTGCATCATCAATCATCTTCAACAGCAAAGGTCGACGATTCTGCGTCTCTCGCGACGAGCTGGACCAGTTTGATCCAGAGAGAAAGCGAGACTCGCTCGGCTGCCTTCCTCCCATGGTGGGAGCTCAATTTACCAACAAGCGAGAATGCGAACCGACTTACACCGACCTGGAGGTCTTTGAGGCTGATCACGGAGACACATGGATGCTGCTCAACTTCATCCATCCTGGCGCCCATCATGAGCTCAGATTGTCGGTCGACGAGCACGATATGTGGATCGTCGCAGCTGACGGTGATTTCGTCAAGCCTACGAAAGTCCAAGCAATAAACCTGAACATGGGTGACAGGATCTCAGTTCTTGTTCCACTGGACCAGACAGCCGGAGAATACGCGATCCGTGCTTCTTCAATCGTCGAAGAGCATATTATCCAGGGCATTGCGATTCTTCGGTATGCTGGCATCGATGAACGTCGTCAGGACGGAGTTATGCTTGTACCCGATAGCAAGCCACATATCAATCTTATCGGCAACACGATCAATGGCGGTCGCATGATGGACGAGCTCGACGATCTCGCTGCTTTCCCTCCGCGATCTCCCCCACCAACTGCGGACCACGAATTCAAGTTCGTTGTCAATCAGACCGCACCTTCTACCTGGGTGCTCGCGAGTGAGCCACACCAAGGCTTCCGCCAGCAGATGCCTCCCATACTCTGGAACCAACAGTCTATGGGTCCAACCTCCTTCGGGGGTCTCAAGAATGGTAGTGTTGTTGACATAATTTACGAGAATGCTGCATACGGCGATCATCCGTTCCACAAACACAACCACAAAGCGTTCATCATTGGACGTGGCGATGGTTTCTGGAGATGGAAGAACGTCGCTGAAGCAATCAAGGACTCACCGCAGAACTTCAACATGATCGATCCACCTCTGCGGGACGGAGCCAGACTAGCGAAGGAACATGGCTCCTGGACCGTCATCCGCTACACCATCAACTTCCCCGCTTT